A genomic stretch from Rhodomicrobium vannielii ATCC 17100 includes:
- a CDS encoding TetR/AcrR family transcriptional regulator translates to MEHKPKRQTRARIRNAALLLFNRFGEPNVTLSAIAADVGISHGNLHYHYPSKDRIVDELVQDFLVEIEATFALPGGRTVEADDLWLFLHLTFETILRHRFLYRDLIELLSRHRLIEKQIRRVIEEQTRTAEALLSGLAATGALVVDAAETRALAERMAFVATWWLCHAFVLNPRAEPDGDTLARGVARCLSLAAPYLREEERAHFDKLSGHYIKKGGNKNDGEENKVEAVRR, encoded by the coding sequence ATGGAGCACAAGCCGAAACGCCAGACGCGCGCGCGCATCCGCAACGCCGCGCTTCTGCTTTTCAACCGCTTCGGCGAACCGAACGTGACACTATCCGCCATCGCCGCCGACGTCGGCATCAGTCATGGCAATCTGCACTATCACTATCCGTCGAAGGACAGGATCGTCGACGAGTTGGTGCAGGATTTTCTCGTCGAGATCGAAGCAACATTCGCGCTGCCGGGTGGCCGCACTGTAGAGGCGGACGACCTCTGGCTTTTCCTGCATCTCACCTTCGAGACGATTCTCCGGCACCGCTTCCTTTATCGCGACCTTATCGAGCTCCTGTCTCGTCACCGCCTCATCGAAAAGCAGATCCGTCGCGTGATCGAGGAGCAGACGCGCACGGCGGAAGCGCTGCTCAGCGGCCTGGCGGCGACTGGCGCGCTCGTCGTCGATGCCGCCGAGACGCGTGCGCTGGCTGAGCGTATGGCTTTCGTCGCGACGTGGTGGCTGTGTCACGCCTTCGTTCTCAACCCGCGCGCCGAGCCGGATGGCGACACTCTTGCGAGGGGTGTCGCGCGGTGTCTTTCGCTCGCCGCTCCATATTTGCGCGAAGAGGAGCGCGCTCATTTCGACAAGCTTTCAGGGCACTATATAAAAAAGGGAGGAAACAAAAATGATGGCGAAGAAAACAAAGTGGAAGCGGTACGAAGGTGA
- the lpxB gene encoding lipid-A-disaccharide synthase has protein sequence MAEARRIFIVAGEHSGDVLGAKLMEALKAQAGEGAFEFAGVGGDKMHEAGLASIFPMSDVAVMGPAAILARLPKLVRRVWRAVDAALAYNPHAVIIVDSPEFTHPIAKRIRRQRPDIPIVDYVSPSVWAWRPGRAKKMRPYVDRLLALLPFEPAAHERLGGPPCSYVGHPLIERAPWIDSLDTSRFRARLGIAPGRPVLLVLPGSRTSEVSRLMQPFGETVLALGQKIGPFSMLLPAVPHVRGMIEKAIADWPNKPHLLEGDEDKFTAFRLADAALAASGTVTLELGVAGTPMVVAYRVDPFAARLRFLLKVHSVVLANLVLGENAFPELLQEDCTALKLADALAPLLSGDTPERQAQLAALAKIRERMFLAQGTPSAKAAEVVLSVLDGAPARAAA, from the coding sequence ATGGCTGAGGCAAGGCGCATCTTTATCGTCGCGGGCGAGCACTCGGGCGACGTGCTGGGCGCGAAGCTCATGGAAGCGCTGAAGGCGCAGGCGGGCGAAGGCGCGTTCGAGTTCGCAGGCGTCGGCGGCGACAAGATGCACGAAGCGGGGCTCGCCTCGATCTTTCCGATGTCGGATGTCGCCGTGATGGGACCGGCCGCGATCCTCGCGCGATTGCCGAAGCTCGTGCGGCGCGTCTGGCGCGCGGTGGACGCGGCGCTCGCCTATAATCCGCATGCCGTCATCATCGTCGACAGCCCGGAATTCACCCATCCTATCGCGAAGCGCATTCGCCGTCAGCGGCCGGACATTCCGATCGTGGATTATGTCAGTCCGAGCGTGTGGGCGTGGCGGCCGGGGCGCGCGAAGAAGATGCGGCCCTATGTGGATCGTCTGCTGGCGCTGCTGCCGTTCGAGCCTGCCGCGCATGAGAGGCTCGGCGGCCCGCCATGCAGCTATGTCGGCCATCCGCTGATCGAGCGCGCCCCGTGGATCGACAGCCTCGATACGTCGAGGTTTCGCGCGCGGCTCGGCATCGCGCCGGGTCGCCCCGTGCTGCTCGTCCTGCCCGGCAGTCGCACATCCGAGGTGTCGCGCCTGATGCAGCCGTTCGGCGAGACGGTGCTGGCGCTCGGCCAGAAGATCGGGCCGTTCTCGATGCTGCTGCCTGCGGTGCCGCATGTCCGCGGCATGATCGAGAAAGCCATCGCGGACTGGCCGAACAAGCCGCACCTGCTCGAAGGCGACGAGGACAAGTTCACCGCGTTCCGGCTTGCGGATGCGGCTCTCGCGGCGTCCGGCACGGTGACGCTCGAACTCGGCGTTGCGGGCACGCCGATGGTGGTCGCCTATCGCGTCGATCCTTTCGCCGCGCGGCTCCGCTTCCTGCTCAAGGTTCATTCGGTGGTGCTGGCGAACCTCGTACTCGGCGAAAATGCGTTTCCCGAGCTTCTTCAGGAGGATTGCACGGCGCTGAAACTTGCCGACGCGCTCGCGCCGCTGCTCAGCGGCGACACGCCGGAGCGGCAGGCGCAGCTTGCTGCGCTGGCTAAGATCCGCGAGCGGATGTTCCTGGCGCAAGGCACGCCGAGCGCGAAAGCGGCCGAGGTAGTGCTTTCCGTGCTCGACGGCGCACCCGCCCGCGCTGCCGCGTGA